One region of Mangifera indica cultivar Alphonso chromosome 3, CATAS_Mindica_2.1, whole genome shotgun sequence genomic DNA includes:
- the LOC123211726 gene encoding protein MANNAN SYNTHESIS-RELATED 2-like, with product MGVDLRQVVAGVLTLTMFVMLGNMIKRDHFDSITEKLPGDVQDVAKVAEQGLYTIAKMGKGPWLEDGQELQPCWSKSNFDELSQSKGYVTFSLTNGPEYHVSQIADAVVVARVLQATLVIPDIRGSKPGDERKFEDIYNVEKFIGSLDGVVRLVKELPDEISIRNLAVVKVPNRVTEDHVMENVFPIFKAKGNIRLATYFPSVNMRKATEKSNTDSVACLGMFGSLGLQPEINEVVDSMVERLRALSRKSDGRFVAVDLRVNLLDDKGCHESVAAGRKSCYSAHEIAIFLRKIGYDKDTTIYLTQSRWDSSLTVLKDIFPKMYTKESIMPADKKDKFLESKDSEYEKVIDFYICSQSDVFVPAISGLFYANVAGKRIASGKTQILVPADISGSSAPATDFISPYVLKKNHFAHSCFC from the exons ATGGGTGTTGATTTGAGGCAAGTGGTGGCTGGTGTCTTGACACTCACCATGTTTGTTATGCTTGGTAACATGATTAAAAGAGACCACTTTGATTCCATCACT gaaaagcttCCAGGTGATGTACAGGATGTTGCAAAGGTTGCAGAGCAGGGGCTTTATACAATTGCTAAGATGGGTAAAGGGCCTTGGTTGGAGGATGGCCAAGAATTACAACCTTGTTGGTCCAAGTCAAATTTTG ATGAGCTGTCCCAATCAAAAGGATATGTTACATTCTCATTGACTAATGGCCCTGAATACCATGTCTCACAG ATTGCTGATGCGGTGGTTGTAGCACGTGTCCTGCAAGCAACACTTGTTATCCCTGACATTAGAGGAAGCAAACCAGGTGATGAAAG gAAATTTGAGGATATTTACAATGTTGAGAAGTTTATAGGAAGCCTGGATGGGGTGGTCAGATTAGTAAAAGAACTGCCTGATGAAATATCGATCCGAAATCTTGCAGTCGTGAAGGTTCCTAATCGAGTCACGGAAGACCATGTCATGGAAAATGTTTTTCCAATCTTTAAAGCAAAAGGCAACATAAGGCTGGCAACTTACTTCCCTTCAGTAAATATGAGAAAGGCCACAGAGAAAAGTAATACTGATTCAGTCGCATGTTTGGGAATGTTTGGAAGTTTGGGGCTCCAACCGGAGATTAATGAAGTTGTTGACTCTATGGTTGAACGATTGAGAGCTTTGAGTCGAAAGTCAGATGGGCGGTTTGTAGCAGTGGACTTGAGGGTTAATCTACTGGATGATAAGGGTTGTCATGAAAGTGTTGCTGCTGGGAGAAAAAGTTGTTACAGTGCACATGAGATTGCCATATTTTTGAGGAAGATTGGATATGACAAGGATACCACCATCTACTTAACTCAGTCAAGATGGGATAGCAGTCTTACGGTGCTGAAGGATATCTTTCCTAAAATGTACACCAAG GAGAGCATAATGCCTGCAGATAAGAAGGATAAGTTCCTAGAGTCAAAAGATTCGGAATACGAAAAGGTTATTGACTTTTACATATGTTCTCAGAGTGATGTTTTTGTACCAGCCATCTCCGGTCTGTTTTATGCCAATGTAGCAGGAAAAAGAATAGCCTCCGGTAAGACTCAGATCCTTGTTCCGGCTGATATTTCTGGTTCCTCTGCACCCGCTACGGATTTCATCTCCCCCTATGTTCTGAAAAAGAACCACTTCGCCcattcatgtttttgttaa